In Plantibacter sp. PA-3-X8, one DNA window encodes the following:
- a CDS encoding YajQ family cyclic di-GMP-binding protein, which translates to MADSSFDVVSKVDKMEADNALNQAHKEVEQRYDFKNVGASIAWSGEKILMKANTEERVKAILDVFESKLIKRGISLKSLEVGDPFASGKEYRIEATLKEGISQEIAKKANKLIRDEGPKSVKSQIQGDELRVSSKSRDDLQATMALLKGADLDIDLQFVNYR; encoded by the coding sequence ATGGCAGATTCATCGTTTGACGTCGTGAGCAAGGTCGACAAGATGGAGGCGGACAACGCCCTCAACCAGGCGCACAAGGAGGTCGAGCAGCGGTACGACTTCAAGAACGTCGGTGCCTCGATCGCCTGGAGCGGCGAGAAGATCCTCATGAAGGCCAACACCGAGGAGCGCGTGAAGGCGATCCTCGACGTCTTCGAGTCCAAGCTCATCAAGCGCGGCATCTCGCTCAAGAGCCTCGAGGTCGGCGATCCATTCGCGAGCGGCAAGGAGTACCGGATCGAGGCGACCCTCAAGGAGGGCATCAGCCAGGAGATCGCGAAGAAGGCCAACAAGCTCATCCGCGACGAGGGCCCGAAGTCGGTCAAGTCGCAGATCCAGGGCGACGAGCTCCGCGTCTCGTCGAAGAGTCGTGACGATCTCCAGGCCACCATGGCGCTGCTCAAGGGTGCCGACCTCGACATCGACCTCCAGTTCGTCAACTACCGCTAG
- a CDS encoding alpha/beta hydrolase: MAGSRGWTADILGEGFQRRTLTLEPDDEGDVVATLVRYRMPPLEQLGEFLLPDVADGIDVLYVHGWSDYFFQRHLARFWARLGARFYALDLRKYGRSLRPHQTPGYVDDLRTYDEDIEAALAVMGHGSEEHAAGRRTRRRLVLLGHSTGGLTLSLWTARNQDRVAGLVLNSPWLEFQARQLGRLAIAPLVQAGSRIDPRAQLPVVDLGFYTRSVSSTMDGAWDYDFAWRPLHGFPLHPGWLNAILRGHRLVDAGLQLRVPALTLLSARSVLLPRWNDAMMRSDTALDVDAVAERALDLGETVTIVRLDGALHDVFLSEEPVRQRAFEQIVAWGRGYLTKLPAVDR; the protein is encoded by the coding sequence ATGGCCGGATCTCGAGGGTGGACCGCCGACATCCTCGGCGAGGGCTTCCAGCGGCGCACGCTGACGCTCGAACCGGATGACGAGGGCGACGTCGTCGCGACCCTCGTCCGCTACCGGATGCCGCCCCTCGAACAGCTGGGCGAGTTCCTCCTGCCGGACGTCGCGGACGGTATCGACGTCCTCTACGTCCACGGCTGGTCCGACTACTTCTTCCAACGTCACCTCGCGCGATTCTGGGCCAGGCTCGGTGCGCGGTTCTACGCGCTCGACCTGCGCAAGTACGGCCGGAGTCTCCGTCCGCACCAGACGCCGGGATACGTCGATGACCTCCGCACCTACGACGAGGACATCGAGGCCGCGCTCGCGGTGATGGGGCACGGCTCCGAGGAGCATGCCGCGGGGCGGCGGACCCGGCGCCGACTCGTCCTCCTCGGCCACTCGACCGGCGGGCTCACCCTGAGTCTCTGGACGGCCAGGAACCAGGATCGCGTCGCCGGTCTCGTCCTGAACAGTCCGTGGCTCGAATTCCAGGCGAGACAGCTCGGGCGGCTCGCGATCGCCCCGCTCGTCCAAGCCGGATCGCGGATCGACCCGCGTGCGCAGCTCCCTGTCGTCGACCTCGGGTTCTACACCCGCTCCGTGTCGAGCACGATGGACGGCGCCTGGGACTACGACTTCGCCTGGCGTCCGCTCCACGGCTTCCCGTTGCATCCGGGATGGTTGAACGCGATCCTGCGAGGGCATCGGCTCGTCGACGCGGGCTTGCAGCTGCGTGTGCCGGCACTCACGCTGCTGTCGGCGCGGAGTGTCCTGCTGCCGCGGTGGAACGACGCGATGATGCGCAGTGACACGGCGCTCGACGTCGACGCGGTCGCGGAACGTGCACTCGATCTCGGCGAGACCGTCACGATCGTGCGCCTCGACGGCGCCTTGCACGACGTCTTCCTGTCCGAGGAGCCCGTCCGACAGCGTGCGTTCGAGCAGATCGTCGCGTGGGGACGTGGCTACCTCACGAAGCTGCCGGCCGTCGACCGCTAG
- a CDS encoding FAD-dependent oxidoreductase yields the protein MTKLRLAIVGAGPAGIYAADILLKAERKFDVSIDLFEQLPAPYGLVRYGVAPDHPRIKGIINALRDVLDRGDIRIFGNVRFGVDITLDDLKHHYNAVIFSTGAVEDAPLDIPGIDLDGSYGAAEFVSWFDGHPDVPRTWPLEAESIAVIGNGNVALDVARMLAKHPEDLLPTEIPANVHEGLQQSPVTDVHVFGRRGPAQVKFTPLELRELGELNDVDMILADEDFDYDEASKAAVASNKQVMVIDRVLQQWRKRETGQASRRLHLHFYAKPLEVVDDGSGKVAAFRYERTRPDGQGGVEGTGEIREVPIQALYRAVGYFGSPLPGVPFDSRHGVIPNHEGKVLHPESNERVPGVYATGWIKRGPVGLIGHTKSDAMETISHVINDQADWWAPAEPEEEAVVALLESRGVAYTDLEGWHLLDQHEIALGEPQGRARIKVVPREEMVAISRAQSSDDGTPSA from the coding sequence GTGACCAAGCTCAGGCTGGCCATCGTCGGCGCAGGACCCGCAGGCATCTACGCGGCGGACATCCTCCTGAAGGCGGAACGGAAGTTCGACGTCTCCATCGACCTCTTCGAGCAGCTGCCGGCCCCGTACGGCCTGGTCCGCTACGGCGTCGCGCCCGACCACCCGCGTATCAAGGGGATCATCAACGCGCTCCGCGACGTCCTCGACCGAGGCGACATCCGGATCTTCGGCAACGTCCGCTTCGGCGTCGACATCACGCTCGACGACCTCAAGCACCACTACAACGCCGTGATCTTCTCCACGGGCGCCGTCGAGGACGCCCCGCTCGACATCCCGGGCATCGACCTCGACGGGTCGTACGGCGCCGCCGAGTTCGTGAGCTGGTTCGACGGACACCCCGACGTCCCCCGCACCTGGCCGCTCGAGGCGGAGTCGATCGCCGTGATCGGCAACGGCAACGTCGCGCTCGACGTCGCACGTATGCTCGCGAAGCACCCGGAAGACCTGCTCCCGACCGAGATCCCGGCCAACGTCCACGAGGGGCTGCAGCAGTCGCCCGTGACCGACGTGCACGTCTTCGGGCGTCGCGGGCCCGCGCAGGTGAAGTTCACGCCGCTGGAACTCCGCGAGCTCGGGGAACTCAACGACGTCGACATGATCCTGGCCGACGAGGACTTCGACTACGACGAGGCGTCGAAGGCGGCGGTGGCGAGCAACAAGCAGGTCATGGTCATCGACCGCGTCCTGCAGCAGTGGCGCAAGCGCGAGACCGGCCAGGCCTCGCGCCGACTGCACCTGCACTTCTACGCGAAGCCGCTCGAAGTCGTCGACGACGGTTCCGGCAAGGTCGCCGCCTTCCGGTACGAGCGGACGAGACCAGACGGACAGGGCGGGGTCGAGGGCACGGGTGAGATCCGCGAGGTCCCGATCCAGGCGCTCTATCGCGCGGTGGGGTACTTCGGAAGCCCGCTGCCCGGCGTGCCCTTCGACTCGCGGCACGGCGTCATCCCCAACCACGAGGGCAAGGTCCTCCACCCCGAGAGCAACGAGCGCGTCCCAGGCGTCTACGCGACCGGGTGGATCAAGCGTGGTCCGGTCGGCCTCATCGGCCACACGAAGTCGGACGCGATGGAGACCATCAGTCACGTCATCAACGATCAGGCGGACTGGTGGGCGCCCGCGGAACCCGAGGAGGAGGCCGTCGTCGCGCTGCTCGAGTCGCGTGGCGTCGCCTACACGGACCTCGAGGGCTGGCACCTCCTCGACCAGCACGAGATCGCGCTCGGTGAACCACAGGGTCGTGCCCGCATCAAGGTGGTGCCGCGCGAGGAGATGGTGGCGATCTCGCGGGCGCAGTCGTCGGATGACGGGACACCGTCCGCCTGA
- a CDS encoding polyprenyl synthetase family protein: MNPSATRRVSNLASQAGLAERMFATGADRKLAKTIDDGVARLEIGLEEQLGFTDDLVDVTARYLLEAGGKRVRPLLTMLIAQLGDGITDNVLRAAEAIEITHLGSLYHDDVMDDADKRRGVPSAHQVFGNNTAILTGDLLFARASQIMADLGERAIRIQAATFERLVLGQLHETTGPREGQDEVEHYIQVLADKTGSLIAAAARSGVIFSNAPEVYESAVVEFGEKVGIAFQLIDDVIDLSPQPEETGKVPGTDLRAGVVTLPMLYLRREAVADPEAAALVARLDAEVTETDHDPVRFAALVATLRDHAVTARTFAEARQWADEAIAALAPLPDGSVKKALVHFAKAIVDRRS, encoded by the coding sequence GTGAATCCCAGCGCGACCCGCCGTGTCAGCAACCTGGCCAGCCAGGCCGGGCTTGCCGAACGCATGTTCGCGACCGGTGCAGACCGGAAGCTCGCCAAGACCATCGACGACGGCGTGGCCCGCCTCGAGATCGGTCTGGAGGAGCAGCTCGGGTTCACCGACGACCTCGTCGACGTCACCGCGCGCTATCTGCTCGAGGCCGGCGGCAAGCGGGTCCGCCCGCTGCTCACCATGCTCATCGCCCAGCTCGGCGACGGCATCACCGACAACGTCCTGCGGGCGGCCGAGGCGATCGAGATCACCCACCTCGGCTCGCTGTACCACGACGACGTCATGGACGACGCCGACAAGCGTCGCGGCGTCCCCAGCGCCCACCAGGTGTTCGGCAACAACACCGCCATCCTCACCGGCGACCTCCTGTTCGCGCGCGCCAGCCAGATCATGGCCGACCTCGGCGAGCGGGCGATCCGGATCCAGGCCGCCACGTTCGAGCGCCTCGTGCTGGGGCAGCTGCACGAGACCACCGGCCCTCGCGAGGGTCAGGACGAGGTCGAGCACTACATCCAGGTCCTCGCCGACAAGACCGGCTCGCTCATCGCCGCCGCGGCCCGGAGCGGCGTCATCTTCTCCAACGCCCCCGAGGTGTACGAGAGCGCGGTCGTCGAGTTCGGTGAGAAGGTCGGCATCGCCTTCCAGCTCATCGACGACGTCATCGACCTGTCGCCGCAACCCGAGGAGACCGGCAAGGTCCCCGGCACCGACCTGCGGGCCGGCGTCGTCACCCTCCCCATGCTCTACCTGCGCCGCGAGGCGGTCGCCGACCCCGAAGCCGCGGCCCTCGTCGCCCGTCTCGACGCCGAGGTCACGGAGACGGACCACGACCCCGTCCGGTTCGCCGCGCTCGTCGCCACCCTGCGCGACCACGCCGTGACCGCGCGGACCTTCGCTGAGGCGCGGCAGTGGGCCGACGAGGCGATCGCGGCACTGGCACCGCTGCCCGACGGCTCGGTCAAGAAGGCGCTCGTGCACTTCGCGAAGGCGATCGTCGACCGAAGGAGTTGA
- a CDS encoding APC family permease yields MTAQDTARGSQPASPTGGKGLATGTLGLFGSVIIGLASTAPVYSLVATLGFVVLAVGAQAPIAFIVAFIPMLFIAFAYRELNRDVPDCGTTFTWATKAFGPVTGWIGGWGVALAGIVVLANLAQIAGQYLWLLIGDGSLASNVPLVTATGVVFIALMTWVSYRGIELGERIQNILLAVQYLALVLFAVFAFIGASNGTAPDATPISLDWFNPFAFTDYHGFIEAVLLALFIYWGWDTCLALNEETKDPQKIPGRAAVISTVILLVTYVTVTVAAMVYAGLGTTGTGLANEDNANDIFLALKDLVLGPWAWILVVAVLISAVSSTQTTILPTARGTLAMAAYKALPKRFATVHPTFKTPSFSTLVMGIVAIVYYVGMTLVSENILADSILSLGLAIAFYYGITGYACVWYFRKVLFRSAQDFFFKGLFPLLGALMLTFAFVQSCIDMFDVDYGYTVLFGVGGTFVIGVGSLAFGFVLMLLWYSRKSSRPFFRGESLNRDTEVLVPDEPIEYGRSVDGGLA; encoded by the coding sequence ATGACAGCACAGGACACGGCCCGCGGGTCCCAGCCGGCATCACCCACCGGCGGTAAGGGTCTCGCCACCGGCACCCTCGGCCTCTTCGGCTCCGTGATCATCGGCTTGGCGTCGACCGCGCCGGTGTACTCGCTCGTCGCGACGCTCGGGTTCGTCGTGCTCGCCGTGGGTGCCCAGGCGCCGATCGCCTTCATCGTCGCCTTCATCCCGATGCTGTTCATCGCGTTCGCCTACCGCGAGCTGAACCGCGACGTACCGGACTGCGGCACCACCTTCACCTGGGCGACGAAGGCCTTCGGCCCGGTCACCGGCTGGATCGGCGGGTGGGGCGTCGCGCTCGCCGGCATCGTCGTGCTCGCGAACCTCGCACAGATCGCGGGGCAGTACCTGTGGTTGCTCATCGGCGACGGCTCCCTCGCCTCGAACGTCCCGCTCGTCACCGCGACCGGTGTCGTGTTCATCGCCCTCATGACGTGGGTGTCGTACCGCGGCATCGAGCTGGGGGAGCGGATCCAGAACATCCTCCTCGCGGTCCAGTACCTCGCACTCGTGCTGTTCGCCGTGTTCGCCTTCATCGGAGCGTCGAACGGCACCGCGCCCGACGCGACGCCGATCTCGCTCGACTGGTTCAACCCGTTCGCGTTCACCGATTACCACGGCTTCATCGAGGCGGTGCTGCTCGCACTCTTCATCTACTGGGGGTGGGACACCTGCCTCGCCCTGAACGAGGAGACGAAGGACCCGCAGAAGATCCCGGGCCGCGCGGCGGTCATCTCCACGGTCATCCTGCTGGTCACCTACGTCACCGTCACGGTCGCCGCCATGGTCTACGCCGGACTCGGTACCACGGGCACCGGCCTCGCCAACGAGGACAACGCGAACGACATCTTCCTGGCGCTGAAGGACCTCGTGCTCGGACCGTGGGCGTGGATCCTGGTCGTCGCCGTGCTCATCTCGGCGGTGTCGTCGACGCAGACGACGATCCTCCCGACGGCGCGCGGCACGCTCGCGATGGCTGCCTACAAGGCGCTGCCGAAACGGTTCGCGACCGTCCACCCGACCTTCAAGACGCCGTCCTTCTCGACGCTCGTCATGGGCATCGTCGCGATCGTCTACTACGTCGGCATGACGCTCGTGAGCGAGAACATCCTGGCGGACTCGATCCTCTCCCTCGGACTCGCGATCGCCTTCTACTACGGCATCACCGGGTACGCGTGCGTCTGGTACTTCCGGAAGGTGCTCTTCCGCTCCGCGCAGGACTTCTTCTTCAAGGGCCTCTTCCCGCTCCTCGGGGCGCTCATGCTCACCTTCGCCTTCGTGCAGAGCTGCATCGACATGTTCGACGTCGACTACGGCTACACGGTCCTCTTCGGCGTCGGCGGCACGTTCGTCATCGGCGTCGGTTCGCTGGCCTTCGGTTTCGTGCTCATGCTGCTCTGGTACAGCCGGAAGTCCTCGCGGCCCTTTTTCCGCGGGGAGAGCCTCAACCGAGACACCGAGGTCCTCGTGCCCGACGAGCCGATCGAGTACGGCCGCTCCGTCGACGGCGGTCTCGCCTGA
- a CDS encoding demethylmenaquinone methyltransferase produces MNRADLSKQPEQVSAMFDDVSTKYDRMNAVLSVGNDALWRIATTRAVGPAAGERILDLAAGTGTSSAALARNGAQVVAADFSPGMIAVGRDKYADRSDIQFVEADATDLPFADEEFDATTISFGLRNVVRPKDALAEMLRVTKPGGRIVICEFSTPTLAPMRAAYNLYLERVMPLVAGVASSNAEAYTYLNDSIRAWPSQPELAAWLREAGYEHVAYRNLTGGIVALHRGLKPA; encoded by the coding sequence GTGAACCGCGCCGACCTCTCCAAACAGCCCGAGCAGGTCTCGGCCATGTTCGACGACGTCTCGACGAAGTACGACCGCATGAACGCGGTCCTCTCCGTCGGGAACGACGCCCTGTGGCGCATCGCGACCACTCGTGCGGTCGGTCCGGCCGCCGGTGAGCGCATCCTCGACCTCGCGGCCGGCACGGGCACGTCCTCCGCGGCGCTGGCGCGCAACGGTGCACAGGTCGTGGCTGCCGACTTCTCGCCCGGCATGATCGCCGTGGGTCGCGACAAGTACGCCGACCGCTCCGACATCCAGTTCGTCGAGGCCGACGCGACCGACCTCCCCTTTGCCGACGAGGAGTTCGACGCGACGACGATCTCCTTCGGCCTCCGCAACGTCGTCCGCCCGAAGGACGCCCTCGCCGAGATGCTCCGGGTCACGAAGCCCGGCGGCCGGATCGTCATCTGCGAGTTCTCCACGCCGACCCTCGCCCCGATGCGCGCCGCCTACAACCTCTACCTCGAGCGCGTGATGCCGCTCGTCGCCGGCGTCGCATCGTCGAACGCCGAGGCGTACACCTACCTCAACGACTCGATCCGCGCCTGGCCGAGCCAGCCGGAGCTGGCCGCCTGGCTGCGTGAAGCGGGCTACGAGCACGTCGCGTACCGCAACCTCACCGGCGGAATCGTCGCCCTACACCGCGGACTCAAGCCGGCCTGA
- a CDS encoding SDR family NAD(P)-dependent oxidoreductase: MTTTLITGANKSLGLETARRLIDAGHTVYAGMRDLGRGDAVAALGAHPVQLDVTDQASVDAALAALPELDVLVNNAGVLGTSFGVDDLTPESMQDVLDTNVVGVVRVTQAALPLLRRSSRPVIVNVASGVGWPRFLTSEGADEFAVPTIPYAASKAAVITLTVQYAKNLPGFRVNVSDPGYTATDFNGHGGHQTVTEGTDATVALALLGPDGPTGEFHNRHGRIDY; the protein is encoded by the coding sequence ATGACCACCACACTCATCACCGGGGCCAACAAGAGCCTCGGACTCGAAACCGCACGCCGACTGATCGACGCCGGCCACACCGTCTACGCCGGCATGCGCGACCTGGGCCGTGGCGATGCCGTCGCCGCGCTCGGTGCTCACCCCGTCCAGCTCGACGTCACCGATCAGGCGAGCGTCGACGCGGCCCTCGCGGCGCTTCCGGAGCTCGACGTGCTCGTCAACAACGCCGGCGTGCTCGGCACGTCCTTCGGCGTGGACGACCTCACCCCGGAGTCGATGCAGGACGTCCTCGACACGAACGTCGTCGGTGTCGTCCGCGTCACCCAGGCCGCGTTGCCCCTCCTGCGCCGTTCGTCCCGACCCGTCATCGTGAACGTCGCCTCGGGAGTGGGATGGCCCCGCTTCCTCACCTCCGAGGGGGCCGACGAGTTCGCGGTGCCGACGATCCCGTACGCCGCGTCGAAGGCGGCCGTCATCACACTCACCGTGCAGTACGCGAAGAACCTGCCCGGGTTCCGGGTGAACGTGAGCGACCCGGGATACACCGCGACCGATTTCAACGGACACGGTGGCCATCAGACGGTGACCGAGGGGACGGACGCGACCGTCGCGCTCGCCCTGCTCGGTCCGGACGGTCCCACCGGGGAGTTCCACAACCGGCACGGACGCATCGACTACTGA
- a CDS encoding helix-turn-helix transcriptional regulator: protein MDEFAGVLRAWRERVSPAEVGLPAGPGRRTAGLRREELSALAGISVDYIVRLEQGRAKNPSPQLLRALAVALRLTDQERDHLYRVAGAAPPPPGVVPRHIGPGVQRIVDRLGDVPLAVFSAAHDILLWNPLWAAVNGDPSALVGDDRNLVWRHFTAGHDGTDFDEQHEEEFASDLAADLRAAVGRYPRDDELARLVARLRSVSPEFERRWAEARVAEHRASRKMVTRTPVGPITVDCDVLSTPGGDLRIVVYTAAPGTEDAAKLALLGVTGLQTIGTPGR, encoded by the coding sequence ATGGACGAATTCGCCGGCGTGCTCCGGGCCTGGCGCGAACGGGTCTCCCCTGCCGAGGTCGGTCTCCCCGCCGGCCCAGGAAGACGGACGGCCGGCCTGCGCCGCGAGGAGCTGTCCGCCCTCGCCGGCATCAGCGTGGACTACATCGTCAGGCTCGAGCAGGGCCGCGCGAAGAACCCGTCGCCGCAGCTGCTGCGGGCCCTCGCGGTCGCACTGCGGCTGACGGATCAGGAGCGCGACCACCTCTACCGGGTCGCCGGAGCCGCGCCACCACCGCCCGGGGTCGTCCCCCGGCACATCGGTCCGGGCGTGCAGCGCATCGTCGACCGGCTCGGCGACGTGCCGCTGGCGGTCTTCTCCGCCGCCCACGACATCCTGCTCTGGAACCCGCTGTGGGCCGCGGTGAACGGCGATCCCTCCGCCCTCGTCGGTGACGATCGCAACCTGGTGTGGCGGCACTTCACCGCGGGGCACGACGGCACCGACTTCGACGAGCAGCACGAGGAGGAGTTCGCGAGCGACCTCGCAGCAGACCTCCGGGCCGCGGTCGGGCGCTACCCGCGGGACGACGAGCTGGCTCGACTCGTGGCCCGGCTGCGATCGGTGTCGCCCGAGTTCGAACGGCGCTGGGCGGAGGCAAGGGTCGCGGAGCACCGGGCGAGCCGGAAGATGGTCACGCGGACACCGGTCGGACCGATCACCGTCGACTGCGACGTCCTGTCCACGCCGGGCGGCGACCTGCGCATCGTCGTGTACACGGCGGCACCGGGCACCGAGGACGCGGCGAAACTCGCACTGCTCGGGGTCACCGGGTTGCAGACGATCGGGACGCCCGGCCGGTGA
- a CDS encoding isochorismate synthase encodes MTIPLTSSLVAQTVAIDDPRQLLPFADQTSPLLWVRKGYGLVGLGEALRLEFSGPDRFTRAAAAWRDVCAAAVVTDEVRRPGTGLVAFGTFAFDDESSATSVLIVPRTIIGRYPDASFITRVSLGDGAEDVDPATTAYGPEYRIQLTPGVQSREGYLDSAERAIARIQAGGLSKVVLARDLAGHLPAEADRRRVLHDLALGYPDCWTYAVDGFIGSSPETLVRVDRGAVSARVLAGTISRGPDAESDHDQAVALMTSAKDQGEHQFAVQSVLTALQAHSPQLRRSEVPFTLKLPNLWHLATDIDGRLSDGSSSLDLMDGLHPTAAVAGTPTRDAVALIRELEPFDRGRYAGPVGWVDASGDGEWAVALRCAQIAPDGDITAYAGCGIVADSDAATELVETKMKFRPIVEAFG; translated from the coding sequence GTGACCATTCCCCTGACCTCGTCACTGGTCGCCCAGACCGTCGCCATCGACGACCCGCGCCAGCTCCTCCCGTTCGCCGACCAGACCTCGCCGCTCCTCTGGGTGCGGAAGGGATACGGGCTGGTCGGACTTGGTGAGGCGCTCCGCCTGGAGTTCTCGGGCCCCGACCGGTTCACGCGTGCCGCGGCGGCCTGGCGGGACGTCTGCGCCGCAGCAGTGGTGACGGACGAGGTGCGTCGGCCCGGGACCGGCCTGGTCGCGTTCGGCACGTTCGCCTTCGACGACGAGTCCTCCGCGACGAGCGTCCTCATCGTGCCGCGCACGATCATCGGCCGGTACCCCGACGCGAGCTTCATCACGCGGGTCTCCCTCGGCGACGGCGCCGAGGACGTCGATCCCGCGACCACGGCGTACGGGCCCGAGTACCGCATCCAGCTGACCCCCGGCGTGCAGAGCCGCGAGGGCTACCTCGACTCGGCCGAGCGCGCCATCGCCCGCATCCAGGCCGGCGGCCTGAGCAAGGTCGTGCTCGCGCGCGACCTGGCCGGGCACCTCCCCGCGGAAGCGGACCGCCGCCGAGTGCTCCACGACCTCGCCCTCGGCTACCCCGACTGCTGGACCTACGCGGTCGACGGCTTCATCGGCTCGAGCCCGGAGACGCTCGTCCGAGTGGATCGGGGTGCCGTCTCGGCACGCGTCCTCGCCGGCACGATCTCGCGTGGTCCCGACGCCGAGAGCGACCACGACCAGGCCGTCGCACTCATGACGAGCGCGAAGGACCAGGGTGAGCACCAGTTCGCCGTGCAGTCGGTGCTGACCGCCCTGCAGGCACACAGCCCCCAGTTGCGCCGCAGCGAGGTCCCCTTCACCCTCAAGTTGCCGAACCTCTGGCACCTCGCGACCGACATCGACGGACGACTCTCGGACGGCTCGTCCTCGCTCGACCTCATGGACGGCCTGCACCCGACCGCCGCCGTCGCCGGAACCCCGACGCGCGACGCCGTCGCCCTCATCCGCGAGCTGGAACCGTTCGACCGCGGTCGCTACGCCGGTCCGGTCGGGTGGGTGGACGCCTCGGGTGACGGCGAGTGGGCGGTGGCCCTCCGCTGTGCGCAGATCGCGCCGGACGGTGACATCACTGCCTACGCCGGCTGTGGCATCGTCGCCGACTCGGACGCTGCGACGGAGCTCGTCGAGACGAAGATGAAGTTCCGTCCGATCGTGGAAGCCTTCGGCTGA
- a CDS encoding PPK2 family polyphosphate kinase — MTASKHASTWTAPPRDTLRVGGGFSLADVDPSSTPGFDGDKQQGRVELDAGVPALSELQERLFAASTQGAPEAVLLVLQAMDTAGKGGIVKHVVGSVDPQGVHHHAFKKPTEEERSHDFLWRVEPHLPKPGQIGVFDRSHYEDVLIGRVRQLAEPDEIERRYGAINDFEAGIVASGTRIVKVMLQISADEQKERLADRLARPDKHWKYNPGDVDERELRPAYQDAYQVAFERTSTEAAPWFVVPADRKWYARIAVQRLLLDALEDIDPQWPAADYDIAVEQARLAAS, encoded by the coding sequence ATGACGGCATCGAAGCACGCATCGACCTGGACGGCACCACCCCGAGACACGCTGCGCGTGGGGGGGGGGTTCAGCCTCGCCGACGTCGATCCCTCATCGACGCCGGGCTTCGACGGTGACAAGCAGCAGGGCCGGGTCGAGCTCGACGCGGGGGTGCCCGCGCTGTCCGAGCTGCAGGAGCGACTCTTCGCGGCGAGCACGCAGGGAGCCCCGGAAGCGGTGCTCCTCGTCCTGCAGGCGATGGACACGGCGGGCAAGGGTGGCATCGTCAAGCACGTCGTCGGCTCGGTCGACCCGCAGGGCGTGCACCACCACGCCTTCAAGAAGCCCACGGAGGAGGAGCGCTCCCACGACTTCCTCTGGCGGGTTGAGCCGCACCTGCCGAAGCCCGGTCAGATCGGCGTCTTCGACCGTTCGCACTACGAGGACGTCCTCATCGGTCGGGTGCGTCAGCTCGCCGAGCCGGACGAGATCGAGCGTCGGTACGGGGCGATCAACGACTTCGAGGCGGGCATCGTCGCGAGCGGGACCCGCATCGTCAAGGTGATGCTGCAGATCAGCGCCGACGAGCAGAAGGAACGGCTCGCCGACCGGCTCGCGCGTCCGGACAAGCACTGGAAGTACAACCCGGGCGATGTGGACGAACGCGAGCTGCGGCCGGCCTATCAGGACGCCTACCAGGTGGCGTTCGAGCGGACGAGCACCGAGGCCGCCCCCTGGTTCGTCGTGCCGGCGGACCGCAAGTGGTACGCGCGCATCGCGGTCCAACGGCTGCTGCTCGACGCCCTCGAGGACATCGATCCGCAGTGGCCGGCGGCCGACTACGACATCGCCGTCGAGCAGGCACGACTCGCGGCGAGCTGA